The Methanobrevibacter sp. sequence TATTTTAAAAAATTATTCTTTTTTTAAAATTAATCCAGTTTTTTAAATTTAATCATTTATCCCTCTAAATTAATAATAATTCCTGACGGATTCTATTGCTAAAATACCTAAAATTTCATTAAACTTCCTTTTTTCATCTTCACTTAAAACCTTGAATAAACTGTTGCACCAATCCTCTTCAAGATGAAGTGTTTTTTCCCTGATTTCAAAACCTTTGGAAGATAGGGATATTAATCTTCTTGTCTTATTCTTTTGATCAATGCTTCGAATAATAAATCCTTTTTTCTCTAAATTCTTTAATGTCCTTGCAACTACAGGTTCTGAAACTAAAAAAAGATTGGATAAATCCTTTTGAGTAAGCTCCCCATTTTGTTCACCTATTCTAATGATATAAGGCAACTCTGAAGGATTGACATTTGTTCCTTCCAGCTTATCTTCAAAGAATTTGGTGTGCCACTTAATGATCATGTTCAATGCAGGAAATGCAGGAACCGTGTCAAAATTTTCAAATATCTCCAATAAATCCATAAAATCACTATAAATTATTAATTTTAGATATGATTAAAATAAAACTTATCATGATAAGTTTAATTATAATTAAGTGAATAATGATATTTAAATATTTTGATAATGGGAAAATTAAAAAGCTTTTCTATAAAAAAAATAAAAAATTAGGAAACAGAATATAATAAAAATAAAAATGCATACAAAAGAGATGAAAAGAAGATTAAAAAAATAATAAAAAGAAAAAAAGAAGAGAATGTAAAATGATTAGATATTAAATAGCCTTTCGGCTTTGGCCATTACATCCGCTATCTTTACATTGAATGGGCATCTGGCCTCACATTCCTCGCAGCCGGTACAATCGCTTGCATTATAGGATAAATTATTGTAATGCTCACGAATGCTATCTGGAACCTTTTCCTGATTTTTGGCAAGGTCATACAATTTGTTTACCATAGCAATATTTATTTCTGCAGCGCATGGCTGACAATGGCCGCAATAGGTGCATTGCCCTTCAAATGAATGGTTAGGAGCATTCCTTAAAACTTCTCTAAAGTCCTTCTCTTCTTCTGTTGCATCACAGTAGCCAATAGCTTCCATAAGCTCATCAGGATTCTTTACTCCAACAAATATGCTGCAAACCCCATCTTGGGAAAGTGCATAATGAATGCATTGAATAGGACTTAATGCAACTCCAAATGGAGATGTCTCAGCAGACAAAAGGTTGCCTCCTGCAAATCCCTTCATTACTGTAAGTGCAGTTCCAGTCTCCTTGCATAAACTGTAGAGTTCTGCCCTTTGAGGGTTAAGACCTTCCATATCCTCATTGTACATTTCATCATTTCTATAATCCTCAATGTTGTCTGTAGGCTCGAACATGTCAAATGCAGGATTGATTGAAAACATCAGAAGCTCTATTTCAGGGTTCAATGCTGCAAGCCTTCCAATTTCAGGGTTATGGGTAGAAAGTCCAATGTGATCGATTGTTCCATCCCTTTTAAGCTTTCTTACATATTCAATGAACTCGCCATTCATTATCTCTTCATAATCAGCCATTTCATCAACATAATGGATCATTCCGAAATCCAATCTGTCGATTTGAAACCTTTCCATAAAGTCTTCAAATGCAGGAACTACCTTATCCATTTCACGGGTTCTCACATACTGCTCGTTTTGCCATGTAGAACCAATATGTCCCTGAATGATCCATCTCTCGCGAGTATCCTTTATGGCTTGGCCTAAATTGGAACGTACTCCAGGCTCGCTCATCCAGCAGTCAAGGAAGTTTATTCCATTTGCTTCACAGATTCTGATCAGTTCCTCTGCATCTTCATAAGGCCTTTCAACTAAAAATTCAGCACCAAATGCCACTTCTGACACTTCTAAACCTGTGTTACCTAATTTTCTGTATTTCATGATAATAATCTCCAAACAATTAAAACGGGATTATAATATTAGCTAATCAAAGCCTCAACATAGGGATTGAAATGGTTTTGAAGAACCTTTACTATAGGTCCAATGATTAGAGCTGAGATGATGGTTCCTTCACGGACTCCAGCCAGGTAGCCTAAAAATACTACAGACAAAATCGCTGCTGTAAGAACCAGACTTGTGTCAAAGAAAGGCTTAACCTTTGGAAACTCCTTCTTTAAAACCTTTGAGATTGCCACTATTATTCCATCCGGAGGAAGATAGACGACTTCTGTCTGAACCTCCAGCATGACACCGAATGCAACAACCACACAGCTCAATAGAAGTGTGGCAAATTGGCTTAAGTAATCTGCAGGATTCAGGAAAGTGACCAGCATCATTGAAAAGTCTATGGAAAGGGAGAATATTGTTCCCACGATTATTTGAAGGTACTGTCTCCTTTCAAATCCGCTTCTAAGAAGGATTATCTGAACGGCTATGAAGAGGACATTGAAGATCAGACAGACTGTCCCAACACTCATTTTCAAAATCAAGCTTGAAACATATGGAAGGCAGATGATAGGAGATGTCCCCAGGTTTGCCTTGATAGATATTGCTGCCCCCAATGATATGAAAAACAGTGAAATCAAATAAATGACATATCTTGAAATCTTCTTTATCTGCATGATATTAGTTTTGACTTGAAGGATTAAATAATTTACTGAAATTATTAACTAATGCTGAAAATTTAGTTTAAGAATGTTTTGAATAATTTTTAATTAATTTGTAAAGTATTGAACATTTTTTAATTATTTAGTAAGGATTATATAAGGATTATAATATATATCTTATTAAGGGGGAAAGGTATGGAGGGAAAATTAGAATGTTGAATAAAAAGATTATATTTATGGCAATACTGCTTATCAGTTTGCTGAGCCTATCTGCAGTCAGCGCTGCAGATGATGCCGCAACCGATATTGCAAGTGCAGGTGATGATGCTATCATAGAGGAAAGCATCACCGAAGACGTTTCTAATGAAGAACCTATATTAGAAGAAAGTGATGAGATAGCTTTAGACAGTGCTGATGATGAAACATTAGGCGTGCCAGCACCTAAACAATTCCAAGCTTTGGATAAAGCAATTAATGGAAATGATGACTCTCTTATCACTTTAAACGAAACTTATCTTAATTATAATGATGTAATTGAACAAGGCGTTACCATTGCTAAAAATTGTACCATCGATGGTACTGGCCATACATTAACCGGATATGGAAATGGACGTGTTTTCATAATTCCAGATTATGTTGTTGTTACATTGAAGAACATTAACTTTGAGAGGGGTACCACAACCGGATCTGGTGGAGC is a genomic window containing:
- a CDS encoding DUF6198 family protein, which encodes MQIKKISRYVIYLISLFFISLGAAISIKANLGTSPIICLPYVSSLILKMSVGTVCLIFNVLFIAVQIILLRSGFERRQYLQIIVGTIFSLSIDFSMMLVTFLNPADYLSQFATLLLSCVVVAFGVMLEVQTEVVYLPPDGIIVAISKVLKKEFPKVKPFFDTSLVLTAAILSVVFLGYLAGVREGTIISALIIGPIVKVLQNHFNPYVEALIS
- a CDS encoding aldo/keto reductase, with the protein product MKYRKLGNTGLEVSEVAFGAEFLVERPYEDAEELIRICEANGINFLDCWMSEPGVRSNLGQAIKDTRERWIIQGHIGSTWQNEQYVRTREMDKVVPAFEDFMERFQIDRLDFGMIHYVDEMADYEEIMNGEFIEYVRKLKRDGTIDHIGLSTHNPEIGRLAALNPEIELLMFSINPAFDMFEPTDNIEDYRNDEMYNEDMEGLNPQRAELYSLCKETGTALTVMKGFAGGNLLSAETSPFGVALSPIQCIHYALSQDGVCSIFVGVKNPDELMEAIGYCDATEEEKDFREVLRNAPNHSFEGQCTYCGHCQPCAAEINIAMVNKLYDLAKNQEKVPDSIREHYNNLSYNASDCTGCEECEARCPFNVKIADVMAKAERLFNI
- a CDS encoding MarR family winged helix-turn-helix transcriptional regulator, whose translation is MDLLEIFENFDTVPAFPALNMIIKWHTKFFEDKLEGTNVNPSELPYIIRIGEQNGELTQKDLSNLFLVSEPVVARTLKNLEKKGFIIRSIDQKNKTRRLISLSSKGFEIREKTLHLEEDWCNSLFKVLSEDEKRKFNEILGILAIESVRNYY